Proteins encoded by one window of Mangrovibacterium diazotrophicum:
- a CDS encoding T9SS type A sorting domain-containing protein: MRKRLLSLLPIFLAVVLIAAVSTTLIDFFMPGSQPGESGNIEHPDKCDNCHGGYDQAIEPAFNWRGSMMAQAARDPLFYACLAIAEQDAPGSGDLCIRCHAPDGWLAGRSTPTDGSALNNNDREGVQCDFCHKLVKPTDIGLNPFPDDIAYTTGTYQSDQDYLGVITLIPPQSGNGMYVAHSSNAKRGPFTDAAAKHQIFYSPFHSQSDLCGTCHDVSSPAIDKDGNFSLGGINKDISAFQTTNMLPIERTFSEWEMSAFNSSSGVASADFGGNKTNVSTCQDCHMMDVSGYAANKRGTVYRDNLPLHDMTGGNTFIPDLVALLYPDEVNASALDAGKQRAMYMLQHAASLHLSVANDVATVTVTNNTGHKLPSGYPEGRRIWINLKAYDTSDNLVFESGAYDTGTAELDEENTKIYEINLGMTDEVEAAAGVSGDPVTGESFHFVLNNKVVKDNRIPPLGFTNEKFIAIQSPVVGYSYADGQNYDISQYVLPSGISYVKASLLYQTVSKEYVEFLRDENATNNAGQLLFDLWAANGKSAPVVMCEEEWGTPPTPPLMPIYANILSFTRGSAKGSKEYVTALVNMTDDNGAGISGALVSGSFSGATNESVSGSTGSDGTVTLTSRSIRSPVGEWCLDITGVSKAGFEFNSPVSACESSLKSASMKAATDELFNVYPNPFTDNIYFEISRTTDDNLRIELFDLNGKLIQLVKEQEIKANQSYRIECNAQSLNNDVLVYRVTLTNETYSGKLIRK, from the coding sequence ATGAGAAAACGTCTACTTAGCCTGCTACCGATATTTCTGGCTGTTGTTCTCATTGCAGCAGTATCGACCACCCTCATCGACTTCTTCATGCCAGGATCACAGCCCGGCGAATCCGGGAACATTGAACATCCCGATAAATGCGATAACTGTCACGGAGGATATGACCAGGCTATAGAACCTGCCTTTAACTGGCGGGGAAGCATGATGGCACAGGCAGCCCGTGATCCTTTATTTTATGCTTGTCTGGCAATTGCCGAACAGGATGCACCCGGTTCGGGAGATCTATGTATTCGTTGCCATGCTCCCGATGGTTGGCTGGCAGGAAGATCTACACCAACTGACGGCTCAGCTTTAAACAACAACGACCGCGAAGGTGTGCAGTGCGACTTTTGCCACAAATTGGTCAAGCCAACCGATATCGGGCTTAATCCTTTTCCAGATGACATTGCTTACACCACCGGAACCTATCAATCAGACCAGGACTATTTAGGGGTCATTACCCTGATTCCTCCCCAGTCGGGAAACGGCATGTACGTTGCTCATTCTTCCAATGCCAAACGAGGTCCGTTTACGGATGCCGCTGCAAAACACCAGATCTTCTATTCACCATTCCATAGTCAATCAGATCTGTGCGGAACCTGCCACGATGTAAGTAGCCCCGCTATCGATAAGGACGGTAATTTCTCACTGGGTGGAATCAACAAGGACATCAGCGCTTTCCAAACCACCAATATGCTCCCCATTGAACGAACTTTCAGCGAATGGGAAATGAGTGCTTTCAATTCGTCCTCAGGAGTCGCTTCTGCCGATTTCGGTGGCAATAAAACCAACGTCTCCACCTGCCAGGACTGTCACATGATGGATGTTTCGGGATATGCTGCCAACAAAAGAGGAACAGTGTATCGGGACAATTTACCCTTGCACGACATGACCGGTGGCAATACATTTATTCCGGATCTTGTTGCCCTGCTATACCCGGACGAAGTAAATGCATCCGCATTGGATGCAGGCAAACAACGCGCCATGTATATGCTGCAGCATGCGGCAAGTCTCCATCTATCCGTCGCCAACGATGTGGCAACCGTAACGGTTACCAACAACACGGGACATAAACTCCCATCTGGCTATCCGGAAGGACGACGAATCTGGATTAACCTGAAAGCTTACGATACATCGGACAACCTGGTTTTCGAATCAGGAGCCTACGACACGGGAACTGCTGAATTGGATGAGGAAAACACCAAGATTTATGAAATCAATTTAGGGATGACGGATGAAGTCGAAGCCGCTGCGGGCGTATCAGGTGACCCGGTTACAGGTGAGTCTTTCCATTTTGTACTGAATAACAAAGTGGTTAAAGATAACCGGATTCCTCCCCTGGGATTTACCAACGAGAAATTCATTGCCATTCAATCGCCGGTTGTCGGCTACAGTTACGCTGACGGCCAAAACTACGACATCTCACAATACGTGCTGCCGTCGGGAATTAGTTATGTGAAAGCAAGTTTACTGTATCAGACTGTTTCGAAAGAATACGTCGAATTTCTACGGGATGAAAATGCAACCAACAATGCCGGGCAGCTCCTTTTCGATTTATGGGCAGCAAACGGGAAATCGGCTCCTGTCGTTATGTGCGAAGAAGAGTGGGGAACTCCACCGACTCCTCCCCTTATGCCGATCTATGCCAATATTTTGAGCTTCACCCGGGGATCAGCAAAAGGCAGCAAAGAGTATGTTACGGCCCTTGTAAACATGACCGACGATAACGGAGCAGGTATTTCCGGAGCTTTGGTCTCCGGCAGTTTCTCCGGGGCAACAAACGAAAGTGTAAGCGGAAGTACAGGTTCCGATGGAACTGTTACGTTAACATCGCGTTCAATCCGCAGCCCGGTTGGTGAATGGTGCCTCGATATTACAGGAGTTTCCAAAGCAGGATTCGAGTTTAACTCACCGGTTAGTGCTTGCGAAAGCAGTCTGAAGTCTGCCAGTATGAAAGCTGCAACCGATGAACTTTTCAACGTCTATCCAAACCCGTTCACAGACAATATTTATTTTGAAATCAGCCGAACGACGGACGACAATCTTCGAATCGAACTATTCGACCTCAACGGCAAGCTGATTCAACTGGTGAAAGAACAGGAGATAAAAGCAAATCAATCCTACAGGATCGAATGCAATGCCCAAAGTTTAAACAACGATGTCCTGGTTTACCGGGTAACATTGACAAACGAAACTTACAGCGGTAAATTAATCCGAAAATAA
- a CDS encoding HD domain-containing protein yields the protein MIPENLLKQIEFIKEIDKIKYIQRRTKLFASDRNENDAEHSWHLAMMAIVLSEYSDAEIDLMKVVKMVLIHDIVEIDAGDTFIYDQNKNHDNTEEELKSAKRIFGILPEEQAKEFIEIWTEFEDGISNEAKFARSMDRLEPLLQNTSNNGGTWEEFGVKYQAVYEKKKIIKNGSTELWNYAESLIEDSVEKGILKK from the coding sequence ATGATACCAGAGAATTTATTAAAGCAAATCGAGTTCATTAAAGAAATTGATAAAATCAAATACATTCAGAGAAGGACAAAATTGTTTGCCAGCGACCGAAACGAAAATGATGCTGAACATAGTTGGCACTTAGCCATGATGGCCATTGTGTTAAGTGAATATTCTGATGCGGAAATTGATCTAATGAAGGTCGTAAAGATGGTATTAATACACGATATCGTCGAAATAGATGCCGGCGACACCTTTATATACGACCAGAATAAAAATCACGATAATACCGAGGAAGAGCTGAAATCTGCCAAACGGATTTTTGGTATTCTACCTGAAGAGCAAGCGAAAGAATTTATTGAAATCTGGACAGAGTTTGAAGATGGCATTTCTAATGAGGCAAAATTTGCCAGATCAATGGATCGGCTTGAACCTTTATTACAGAATACATCAAATAATGGTGGGACTTGGGAAGAATTTGGCGTGAAATATCAAGCGGTTTACGAAAAGAAAAAAATAATAAAAAATGGTTCGACAGAACTATGGAATTATGCCGAAAGCCTTATTGAGGATAGCGTTGAAAAAGGCATTTTAAAGAAATAA
- a CDS encoding SMP-30/gluconolactonase/LRE family protein, with translation MKKRRLTNRLILGIATCFAVMLGAKTTYGQVTKVWETQPLFMASESVVFDSIRHCLYVSNFNDEGGFIKKPDTLRNEFISKLSPEGKLEELRWIDHLHNPTGMTIFHDKLYIVEREGLTIVDLENQKIEKRTPVTDAVFLNDIAVDQDGTVYISDTFKPCIHRLKDGISEVWYADSLMKSSNGLLIDNGHLLVGNRGVENLLSISLKDKTATIIANELSDNIDGIKKCKDGYLLSWKSELYLLEQGNKKLLYELDDKNDFLADFEFIPESKLIIIPQLMSNKVIALQLDD, from the coding sequence ATGAAAAAACGAAGACTGACGAACCGGCTAATTTTAGGAATTGCAACCTGCTTTGCCGTGATGTTGGGTGCTAAAACTACCTACGGACAGGTAACCAAAGTTTGGGAAACTCAACCCCTGTTTATGGCGTCGGAATCGGTAGTCTTCGACTCCATTCGTCATTGTTTGTATGTGAGTAATTTCAACGATGAAGGAGGCTTTATTAAAAAGCCCGATACCTTGCGCAACGAGTTTATTTCGAAACTCAGCCCGGAAGGAAAGCTGGAAGAGCTGAGATGGATTGATCATTTACACAATCCAACCGGAATGACCATCTTTCACGACAAACTGTACATTGTTGAACGGGAAGGACTCACCATTGTGGATCTGGAAAATCAAAAGATTGAAAAACGAACACCTGTTACAGATGCTGTTTTTCTAAACGACATTGCGGTGGATCAGGATGGCACGGTCTATATTTCCGACACCTTTAAGCCTTGTATTCACCGGTTGAAAGATGGAATAAGCGAAGTGTGGTACGCCGACAGTCTTATGAAATCGTCGAACGGATTACTGATTGACAACGGGCATCTGCTGGTGGGGAACAGGGGGGTGGAGAATCTCCTTTCCATTTCGCTGAAAGATAAAACGGCAACAATTATAGCGAACGAGCTATCGGACAACATCGATGGGATCAAGAAATGCAAGGATGGCTATTTGTTATCCTGGAAATCGGAATTGTACCTACTGGAACAAGGCAACAAAAAGTTGTTGTATGAATTGGACGACAAAAACGATTTCCTCGCTGATTTTGAGTTTATACCGGAAAGTAAGCTCATTATCATTCCGCAGTTGATGTCCAATAAGGTCATTGCCTTGCAACTCGACGATTGA
- a CDS encoding class I SAM-dependent methyltransferase encodes MNNFWNERYAAEDYAYGTEPNAFLKEQLQRLQPGKILFPGEGEGRNAVFAAQMGWEVTAFDSSSEGKAKAERLAKSKDVEIDYQLKAYHEANFQAESFDALVLIYTHIPAQMRREYHQKFARFLKPGGYLILEGFSKEQIHNSTGGPKDINMLWSQEELEGDFAALSTLKIELLETELQEGEFHRGKAAVIRAVGTK; translated from the coding sequence ATGAACAACTTTTGGAACGAACGATATGCTGCCGAAGATTATGCTTACGGCACTGAGCCGAACGCATTTTTAAAAGAACAGCTTCAACGACTGCAACCCGGTAAGATTTTATTCCCTGGAGAAGGCGAAGGCCGCAATGCTGTTTTCGCGGCCCAAATGGGTTGGGAAGTCACTGCATTCGACAGCAGTTCCGAAGGGAAAGCAAAAGCGGAGCGGTTGGCAAAATCAAAAGATGTTGAAATCGACTACCAGTTGAAAGCCTATCACGAGGCCAATTTCCAAGCCGAAAGCTTCGATGCATTGGTCTTAATTTACACCCACATTCCGGCCCAAATGCGCCGGGAATATCATCAGAAGTTTGCCCGCTTCCTGAAGCCCGGTGGTTACCTTATTTTGGAAGGTTTCTCGAAAGAACAAATCCACAACTCAACCGGTGGCCCGAAAGACATTAACATGCTTTGGTCGCAAGAAGAACTGGAGGGTGATTTTGCAGCCCTTTCAACGTTGAAAATTGAACTGTTGGAAACGGAATTGCAGGAAGGTGAATTCCACAGGGGAAAAGCAGCTGTAATTCGGGCTGTCGGGACGAAGTAA
- a CDS encoding MBG domain-containing protein: MKAKILPRKTAWKLLMLIAYVAMLAPTGFAQEVTIFTDKDDYYPGEWVVITGSGWENDESVLINLTHIEPNIPDHTHDPWYLYPDANGEIYDEWFVFDDELGTTFWLTATGTTTGLFAETTFTDGSEPKINSITPLSGVAGDDITIVLNQPATSISSVLFGLDYGTNISLDVDGKTITVTVPNGSGLVYVTVNGYWDNKGTSTYFTDTFKDQFNIGCSSPTVNTDPTNQTITYGSDATFTITASGTAPLGYQWQVDEGSGYINIVNGGVYSGATSPTLTITGPTVAMSSYQYQCVVTGQCNPTATSAAATLTVNPKALEVIADNQSKTYGSAFTFLGTEFTTVGLVNSDAVTSATITSDGAPATATVAGSTYDINISAAVGSGLGNYTITYTKGAFTVNPKALEVIADNQTKTYGSAFTFAGTEFTTVGLVNSDAVTSATITSDGAPATATVAGSTYDINISAAVGSGLGNYSITYTKGAFTVNPYQICALYNGSLFVTQDGSSPAVFTVSIDVQANDLVGSMNPDDVIVTFNIKPDDNQADAESSSSVQRSELHNGLYTYSQDWSIDLDDIEGSPLEITWELSGNYTLGDCDEVMAIGAVARPTDNFVTGGGYYYPDPANTGGSIGADETSRVNFGLAAKMTTKGKNQKVTGGVNIIWRKGGEKWQAKSNSASLPFLIYELTDEEGVYRAEVLYTSANVRQLETNNAGGAEGSGTIAISVVDRSEPGSNGTPDGGPDEIGIVIKDSKGNLLVSYYTTPDQANTLEFLDGGNIQVHTGSKNKSAEITSSLISTVESPTLTVYPNPFSDRLRFEFASPETVDARIDLYDMNGRLVKTVFEGTIEGNVMNQADFIPAEQVSGTYLYHCTIGNETFTGKVIFKR, from the coding sequence ATGAAAGCGAAAATTCTACCTCGTAAAACTGCATGGAAACTCTTGATGCTTATCGCTTATGTGGCGATGCTTGCGCCCACTGGTTTTGCCCAGGAAGTGACCATTTTCACAGATAAAGACGACTACTACCCCGGAGAATGGGTTGTTATTACCGGCTCGGGCTGGGAAAATGACGAAAGTGTATTGATTAACCTAACACACATCGAGCCCAATATCCCGGATCATACGCATGATCCCTGGTACCTCTACCCCGATGCCAATGGCGAGATATATGACGAATGGTTCGTATTTGATGATGAACTAGGAACTACCTTTTGGTTGACCGCAACCGGAACAACCACTGGCTTGTTTGCCGAAACAACGTTTACGGATGGTAGTGAACCAAAAATCAACAGTATCACACCTTTATCAGGTGTTGCGGGTGATGATATTACAATTGTATTAAATCAACCTGCGACTTCTATAAGTTCTGTTTTATTTGGATTAGACTATGGTACTAATATTTCTTTAGATGTTGATGGAAAAACTATAACAGTTACAGTGCCAAATGGATCGGGATTAGTTTATGTCACAGTTAATGGATATTGGGATAATAAGGGAACGTCAACATATTTTACAGATACTTTTAAAGATCAATTCAATATTGGTTGTTCCTCACCTACTGTTAATACCGATCCGACTAATCAGACCATTACATATGGCAGTGATGCAACTTTTACAATAACCGCAAGTGGAACCGCTCCATTAGGTTATCAATGGCAGGTTGATGAAGGAAGTGGCTATATAAATATCGTAAATGGAGGTGTGTACTCCGGTGCAACATCTCCAACACTAACAATTACAGGCCCAACTGTTGCAATGAGTAGTTACCAATACCAGTGTGTTGTAACCGGGCAATGTAATCCGACTGCAACTTCAGCAGCGGCGACATTAACGGTGAATCCAAAAGCTCTTGAAGTGATTGCGGACAACCAAAGCAAAACTTACGGCTCTGCTTTCACTTTCTTAGGAACAGAATTCACAACTGTCGGACTGGTGAATTCAGATGCGGTAACTTCTGCTACCATTACTAGTGACGGTGCTCCCGCAACTGCCACGGTTGCCGGTTCTACATACGATATCAACATCAGTGCGGCTGTCGGCTCAGGGCTGGGTAACTATACAATCACTTACACGAAAGGTGCTTTCACCGTTAATCCAAAAGCTCTTGAAGTGATTGCGGACAACCAAACCAAAACTTACGGCTCTGCTTTCACTTTCGCAGGAACAGAATTCACAACTGTCGGACTGGTGAATTCAGATGCGGTAACTTCTGCTACCATTACTAGTGACGGTGCTCCCGCAACTGCCACGGTTGCCGGTTCTACATACGATATCAACATCAGTGCGGCTGTCGGCTCAGGGCTGGGTAACTACTCGATCACTTACACGAAAGGTGCTTTCACCGTTAATCCTTACCAAATTTGTGCTCTGTACAATGGATCTCTATTTGTTACCCAAGACGGAAGTTCCCCCGCTGTTTTCACGGTAAGCATTGATGTACAAGCAAATGATCTAGTTGGAAGTATGAATCCAGATGATGTTATTGTCACCTTCAATATTAAACCAGATGATAATCAAGCAGATGCTGAATCGTCGAGTTCTGTTCAACGCTCAGAATTACATAATGGTCTGTATACATATTCTCAAGACTGGTCAATTGATTTGGATGATATCGAGGGTTCACCTTTAGAGATTACCTGGGAATTATCAGGAAATTATACTCTTGGAGATTGCGATGAGGTGATGGCTATCGGGGCAGTTGCAAGACCAACAGATAATTTTGTTACTGGAGGAGGTTACTATTATCCTGATCCTGCAAATACAGGTGGTTCTATAGGAGCGGATGAAACATCTAGAGTCAACTTCGGCTTAGCAGCTAAAATGACAACAAAAGGCAAAAATCAAAAAGTTACCGGCGGAGTAAATATTATCTGGAGAAAAGGTGGCGAAAAGTGGCAGGCAAAATCGAATAGTGCTTCTCTACCATTTTTAATTTATGAATTAACTGACGAGGAGGGTGTTTATCGCGCTGAGGTTTTGTACACAAGTGCAAATGTCAGACAATTGGAAACCAACAATGCCGGCGGCGCTGAAGGTAGCGGGACGATAGCTATTTCAGTTGTTGATCGGAGTGAACCTGGTTCGAATGGGACACCAGATGGTGGGCCTGATGAAATTGGTATTGTAATAAAGGATAGTAAAGGAAACTTATTAGTATCCTATTACACTACGCCAGATCAGGCAAATACTCTCGAATTTCTAGATGGCGGCAATATTCAGGTTCATACCGGAAGTAAAAATAAATCTGCGGAAATTACTTCTTCTTTAATTTCGACCGTCGAGTCCCCGACCCTCACCGTGTACCCGAATCCATTCTCCGACCGTTTGCGTTTTGAGTTTGCTTCGCCGGAAACGGTTGATGCACGAATCGATCTGTACGACATGAATGGGCGATTGGTAAAAACGGTGTTCGAAGGCACCATCGAAGGTAATGTGATGAATCAGGCGGACTTTATTCCGGCAGAACAGGTTTCCGGAACCTACCTCTATCATTGCACCATTGGTAATGAAACATTCACCGGCAAGGTAATTTTTAAACGCTAA
- the pta gene encoding phosphate acetyltransferase, with protein sequence MKLLERVIKNAQEYQKRIVLPEGTEPRTLRATEIILKDNIARIILLGNPGEIAKVAEEIGVNIKGAVIVDPKTDSRRSAYADVMVEIRKSKGLTKEQALDMLNDPLVFAPVMIKCGDADGEIAGAINATGDVLRPAFQFVKTLPGVSVVSGAFIMFVNDPHFGHDGILMFADCAVMPDPDERQLAEIAVTTAKTARAIVGMEPRIAMLSFSTKGSASHPLVDKVANATKIAKEMDGSLKIDGEMQLDAALMPEVAKLKAPDSEVAGRANVLVFPGLEAANIGYKLVQRLAGAEAIGPILQGMAAPINDLSRGCSVSDIVNLVAITCNQAAAFEN encoded by the coding sequence ATGAAACTACTTGAACGTGTCATTAAAAATGCTCAGGAGTACCAAAAGAGAATCGTTCTTCCGGAAGGAACCGAACCACGTACTTTGAGAGCGACCGAAATCATTTTAAAAGATAATATCGCACGGATTATTCTGCTGGGAAATCCAGGAGAAATCGCCAAAGTTGCCGAAGAAATCGGCGTTAACATTAAAGGCGCCGTTATTGTTGACCCAAAAACAGACAGCCGTCGCAGCGCTTATGCTGATGTGATGGTTGAAATTCGCAAATCAAAAGGCTTGACTAAAGAACAAGCTTTGGATATGTTGAATGATCCGCTGGTGTTTGCACCGGTTATGATTAAATGTGGTGATGCAGATGGCGAAATCGCCGGTGCGATCAATGCGACAGGCGATGTGTTGCGCCCGGCATTCCAGTTTGTAAAAACTTTGCCAGGTGTGAGCGTCGTTTCCGGAGCATTCATCATGTTCGTGAACGATCCTCATTTTGGACACGATGGTATCCTGATGTTTGCCGACTGTGCTGTAATGCCTGATCCGGACGAACGTCAATTGGCAGAAATCGCTGTAACAACTGCAAAAACTGCCCGGGCAATCGTTGGTATGGAACCACGTATTGCCATGTTGAGCTTCTCAACAAAAGGAAGTGCTTCTCACCCCTTGGTTGACAAAGTTGCCAATGCAACAAAAATCGCCAAAGAAATGGACGGAAGCTTGAAAATTGATGGCGAAATGCAGTTGGATGCTGCCCTGATGCCTGAAGTTGCCAAGTTGAAAGCTCCGGACAGCGAAGTTGCCGGACGTGCCAACGTATTGGTTTTCCCCGGATTGGAAGCTGCTAATATCGGTTACAAACTGGTACAACGTTTGGCCGGTGCCGAAGCAATTGGACCAATCCTTCAAGGAATGGCTGCACCAATCAACGACTTGTCGAGAGGTTGTTCTGTGAGTGATATCGTGAATTTGGTTGCCATAACCTGTAACCAGGCTGCTGCCTTTGAAAACTAG
- a CDS encoding FAD-binding and (Fe-S)-binding domain-containing protein, with product MSQIETYDILKEKLTGDLFTENVQRVLYATDASSYREIPQAVCKPKTADDIRAIIKFAADKGTSVIPRAAGTSLAGQVVGPGIVVDISKYMNKILEFNPTEQWVWVEPGVNLAELNQFLAPHGLQFGPETSTANRCCIGGMVGNNSCGLHSLVYGSARDHLLEADCILSDGSSVTFKALSNKEFEAKCEGDPALLETRIYQNIFETLSTKHNQEQIRKEFPDPKVKRRNNGYAIDVLLETDPFTGNGEQINVCKLLAGSEGTLAFSTRLKLNLIPLPPSHRGLVCAHFSSLKEAYHGNLIALKHGPTAIELMDEIIMNCTKENIEQRKNRFFVSGDPAAMLMIEFACETLEELLQKAADLEADYRIAGLGYHFPLVQGDDNIKKVWALRTAGLGLLSNIPGDKRSVTVIEDTAVAPEYLPDYMEEFDQILAKYGLSCVKYAHIATGEIHLRPLLNLKDDADVDLYHTIAKEIAALVKKFKGSLSGEHGDGRLRGEFIPFMLGEHNYRLIKKLKKTWDPQNILNPGKIVDTPPITENLRYLVGKQPEFKTTFDFASNEGLLRAVEMCNGSADCRKSVLIGGTMCPTFMATKDEDKSTRGRANVLREFLSRSGKANRFDHEEIYQVMDLCISCKACKAECPSNVDMAKLKAEFLQHYYQEHGIPMRTKLIAYLPRLYRIGRPFRPITNKISNAAWFKKAIGFAPEREVPQLSKLTLRKWYRKPAELNGNVLGKVYLFADEFTNENESDIGVKAILLLNKLGYEVVIPKHRESGRTFLSKGLLKTAKEIARENIEMLTDLISAKTPLIGIEPSALLTFRDEYPDLLEGELKTKAQELAKNTLLIDEFLAGQHEKGKINKHLFTLDKVGIKLHGHCQQKAVASTGPTRKMLEIPSNYKVTEIQTSCCGMAGSFGYEKEHYELSMKIGEMKLFPAVREASAKELIAAPGTSCRHHIKHGTGREALHPVEILYNALK from the coding sequence ATGAGCCAAATTGAAACCTACGATATTTTAAAAGAAAAACTCACCGGAGATCTTTTTACTGAAAATGTTCAACGCGTATTGTACGCCACCGACGCCTCGTCGTATCGTGAAATTCCGCAAGCTGTTTGCAAACCCAAAACGGCCGACGATATCCGCGCCATCATCAAGTTTGCTGCCGACAAAGGCACGTCTGTCATTCCTCGCGCTGCGGGTACATCGTTAGCCGGGCAGGTTGTTGGTCCCGGCATTGTGGTCGATATTTCGAAGTACATGAATAAGATCCTGGAATTCAATCCAACCGAACAGTGGGTTTGGGTTGAACCGGGTGTAAACCTTGCCGAACTGAACCAGTTTTTGGCGCCGCATGGTTTACAATTCGGGCCGGAGACGTCAACCGCCAATCGCTGCTGTATTGGTGGCATGGTTGGTAACAATTCGTGCGGCTTGCATTCGCTGGTTTACGGCAGCGCCCGCGATCACCTGCTGGAAGCCGACTGCATTCTGTCCGACGGATCATCCGTAACGTTCAAAGCACTTAGCAACAAGGAATTTGAAGCAAAATGCGAAGGCGACCCTGCCCTACTGGAAACACGCATTTACCAAAATATTTTCGAAACCCTTTCAACCAAACACAACCAGGAGCAAATTCGAAAAGAGTTTCCCGACCCGAAAGTGAAACGTCGCAACAATGGTTATGCCATCGATGTGTTGCTCGAAACCGATCCGTTTACCGGAAACGGTGAGCAAATAAACGTTTGTAAGTTGTTGGCCGGAAGCGAAGGTACACTGGCTTTTTCAACCCGCTTGAAATTAAACCTCATTCCATTGCCTCCGTCACACCGAGGTTTGGTTTGCGCCCATTTCTCAAGTTTGAAAGAAGCCTACCATGGCAACCTGATTGCATTGAAACATGGCCCTACTGCAATTGAGCTGATGGACGAAATCATCATGAATTGCACGAAGGAAAATATCGAGCAACGCAAAAACCGTTTCTTTGTATCGGGCGATCCTGCAGCGATGCTGATGATTGAGTTTGCCTGCGAAACCCTGGAGGAACTGCTTCAAAAAGCTGCCGACCTGGAAGCCGACTACCGCATTGCCGGACTGGGCTACCATTTTCCTTTGGTACAGGGCGATGACAACATTAAGAAAGTGTGGGCCTTGCGTACTGCCGGACTTGGATTGCTTTCCAATATCCCTGGTGATAAACGCAGTGTTACCGTTATTGAAGATACCGCTGTTGCTCCCGAATACCTGCCCGACTACATGGAAGAGTTTGACCAGATTCTTGCCAAATACGGATTGAGCTGCGTGAAATATGCGCACATTGCCACCGGAGAAATTCACCTGCGCCCCCTACTAAATTTGAAGGATGATGCCGATGTGGACCTGTACCACACCATTGCCAAAGAAATTGCTGCTTTGGTGAAGAAGTTCAAGGGATCGCTTAGCGGCGAGCACGGCGACGGACGACTGCGAGGTGAATTCATCCCGTTTATGTTGGGCGAACACAACTACAGGTTGATTAAAAAGCTGAAAAAGACCTGGGACCCGCAGAATATTCTCAATCCCGGAAAAATTGTCGATACACCGCCAATCACCGAAAACCTGCGTTACCTGGTAGGCAAGCAACCTGAATTTAAAACAACTTTCGATTTCGCCTCCAACGAAGGACTGCTTCGAGCCGTTGAAATGTGTAACGGCTCGGCCGATTGCCGCAAAAGTGTTCTAATTGGCGGTACCATGTGCCCGACCTTTATGGCCACCAAGGACGAAGACAAATCCACTCGCGGACGGGCGAACGTACTGCGCGAGTTTTTAAGTCGTTCGGGAAAAGCGAACCGCTTTGATCACGAGGAGATTTACCAGGTAATGGATCTGTGTATTTCCTGTAAAGCTTGTAAAGCCGAGTGTCCGTCGAATGTGGACATGGCGAAGCTGAAAGCTGAGTTCTTGCAACACTACTACCAGGAACACGGTATCCCAATGCGAACAAAACTCATCGCCTACCTGCCGCGGCTTTACCGAATCGGTCGTCCTTTCCGACCAATCACCAATAAAATCAGCAACGCAGCCTGGTTCAAAAAAGCCATTGGTTTTGCACCGGAACGCGAAGTCCCGCAACTATCGAAACTCACACTTCGAAAATGGTACCGGAAACCGGCCGAGTTAAACGGCAATGTGTTGGGCAAAGTGTACCTGTTTGCCGATGAATTCACCAATGAAAACGAAAGCGACATTGGTGTTAAAGCAATCCTTTTACTGAATAAGCTCGGATACGAAGTGGTTATTCCGAAGCATCGCGAAAGTGGTCGCACGTTTTTGTCGAAAGGTCTATTGAAGACCGCCAAAGAAATTGCCCGCGAGAATATTGAGATGCTCACAGATTTGATTTCTGCGAAAACACCACTGATCGGGATTGAACCTTCGGCCCTGCTCACCTTTCGCGACGAATATCCGGATTTATTGGAGGGCGAGCTAAAAACAAAAGCACAGGAACTGGCAAAAAACACTTTGCTGATTGATGAGTTTTTGGCGGGACAACATGAAAAAGGAAAAATAAACAAGCATCTTTTCACCCTGGATAAAGTTGGCATCAAGCTGCATGGACATTGCCAGCAAAAGGCGGTCGCCTCTACCGGGCCAACCCGAAAAATGCTCGAAATACCATCGAACTACAAAGTGACTGAGATCCAAACCAGCTGCTGCGGAATGGCAGGCTCATTTGGCTACGAAAAAGAACACTATGAACTAAGCATGAAAATCGGCGAGATGAAACTTTTCCCTGCCGTGCGCGAAGCATCCGCCAAAGAACTGATTGCTGCTCCGGGAACTTCGTGTCGCCACCACATTAAACATGGAACCGGTCGGGAAGCTTTGCACCCGGTGGAGATTTTGTACAACGCGCTGAAGTAG